CGGGTCGGCGTAGTAGTTCAGCCTCGCGTCCATGATGTGCTCCTTCGTGCTCGTCGTCCGGACCCTCACCACCCGAGACGGATCGGTCGCCCGCCCAGTGACACGGGGCGCCTGTGAGCCACGTCACCGGCCGGCGGGACGGCACCGGGATCGCACCGGAATCACACCGGGATCGGGAGAACGCCGAGGGCCGGTCGTGGTCGTACGCAGCCGTTGCGCGTGGCCCGGACCTCGCACGGCGGAGCGGGGGCACCCGGGCGGGTGGCCGACGGGCGGCCACCGTCCTCCGGGAACCGGCGGCCCCCGACGGCACTCGACCGCTCCTCCCCCGCCACGAGGGTGCGGAACATGCGGCACTGTGCCGGTTCCACCTCGGCGATCCGTACACCTCCGGCAGGGCATATCGTCCCCGACCCGCGCCCCGGGCGCGCGGCCCGGGCGCGCGGCCCGAGGCGGAGCGAGTGCCGGAGCACCCGCCGAGCGCGGCTCACCCGGTCGGTGCGAAGTCCCCCCACACCGAGGCGGCGGAGCCGGCCGCCGTCGCGTCGGCCCGGTAGCCGTCGTCCTTCGCGTCCCGGCCGCCGGCGGCGTGGTCGTACTGTCCGGCGAACAGGTACTGGCCCGCCGGCGCGGACCGGCCCGGCTTGAGGCTCCAGCGGTAGACGATGACGCCGTCGGCCTCGTGGACGGTGACGACGAAGTCGTCGGCGGGCAGGCTCTGCTCGGTCCCGGCGCTCCTCACCCCGGCGGTCACGGCGATGCGCAGCTCCACGACGAGCGCGGTGAGGGGGGTCGCGGATTTGAGCGTGACGTTGCTCCGGGCCCAGGCGGTGGTGCTGTGCGGGTCGACGGAGCCGTCCGCCCACAGCGGGCCGTCGGTGGTGTGCGAGCCGCCCGGCGGACGGGTCGTGGCGTGCGCGGTGGTCGGCGGGCCGGAGGGACGGGAGGAGCCCGCCCCGGAGGGTGTTCCGCTCGGCTCCGGCGTCGGCGGGGACGAGGTGGCCGGCCCCGACCTGCCGGGTGTCGGGGACTCCGGGGGCACGGCCGTGGCGGGGTCGGGCGACGCGGACGTGGTCACGGCGGGGCCGGTGGCCACGGTTCGCGGCCCCGGCGGGCCGGCGACCACGGAGGCCACGGCGAAGCCGCCGACAGTCAGGGCCCCGGCGGTGGCGACGGTGGCGAGGACGATGCGGGTCCACGACACCGGGGCGGTCCGCTCGCGGTGGCGGACGCCGGCGCCCGACGGTCGGGCCATACCGCGCTCGACGCGCGCGAGCATCCGTGCCCGGTCGGGCCGGTGGGCGGCCGCGGCCTCGCGCAGCTGCCTGCCCGGATCGCTCATCAGGTCCTCCTTCCCGTCAGTTCCCCGGCCCGGCTGCCCAGCAGCCGTTCCAGCTCGGCCATGCCCTTGGAGGTCTGGCTCTTCACCGTACCGACCGAGACTCCCAGGGCGAGCGCGGTGTCCTTCTCCGACAGGTCGAAGGCGTGCCGTAGCACCACGCAGGCGCGCTTGCGGAACGGCAGGCGCCCCAGTGCCGCCCGCACGTCCAGGACGGCGGCCACGTCCGTGGCCTCCACCCGATCGGAGCGGTGGGACCAGAACAGGTGGACGCGACGCCGCTCGCGGACGGCACTGCGGATGCGGCTGCGCGCCATGTTGGCGACCACGCCGCGCGCGTAGGCGAGCGGGTGCTCGGCCCGGCGCAGCCGGTCCCAGCGGTGCCACAGTGCCAGCAGCGCGTCCGCGGCGAGGTCGTCGGCGGCGTCCGCCTCGCCCGTCAGCAGGTGTGCCAGACGGGCCAGTTCGGCGTGGTGACGCTCGAAGAATCGGTGGAACTCGGTGGCCGCATCGTCGACGGGCATGTCCGTGGCGCGGCCTCTCCGTGCATTGTGAGCGTTCTCATTGACTCGGGAGGCCGCAGCGTACCAACAGGGGCGGACGCGTGTTCACCAGGGCCCGAACGGACGGTCGGGCCCTGACCGGCTCCGGCCCCAGCGCCGAGGAGGAACGAGCCCGGCGCCGGAGGGCCGGGCACGCCTCACAGCCAGGCGATCAGACGCGGTGTGAGGGGATTCACCACGCCCGCGGGCGGGAGGTCGACGGGAGCGATCTCGACCGGACGCGCGCCCGGCGTGAGGTCCAGCCGGTAGAGACCGGTCTCGCCGTCCTCGTCGACGAGGTAGGCCAGCGAGCGGCCGTCGGGTGAGACCGCGACACTCTCGACCACACGCGAGG
The sequence above is drawn from the Kitasatospora sp. NBC_00315 genome and encodes:
- a CDS encoding SigE family RNA polymerase sigma factor, which translates into the protein MPVDDAATEFHRFFERHHAELARLAHLLTGEADAADDLAADALLALWHRWDRLRRAEHPLAYARGVVANMARSRIRSAVRERRRVHLFWSHRSDRVEATDVAAVLDVRAALGRLPFRKRACVVLRHAFDLSEKDTALALGVSVGTVKSQTSKGMAELERLLGSRAGELTGRRT